One stretch of Alphaproteobacteria bacterium DNA includes these proteins:
- a CDS encoding peptidoglycan-binding protein, translating to MRVSAGKTRQISIRPGWGQWVLLLGATLLLVMPWSASSPAALKDPVIPSSKQQAPLQTDALLLAIQSLLGEMGLYHGELDGRLSPATVEAIRLHQKAWGLKQTGQPGEDLLQHLEMVAGMRRIERRLKQTRAEQITGAKRLIEESPATRRLLIEASARPLPLVGDPKDCFRNPQPECLSVLARQAALAAPAGSMRDWALSEVASEAAEAGVHQMAWEVASRIDDPRTLISALESVARSLAAGGYFQAALEALDVIPDAARRCEAALLLSLRQAEMGHVESARAARAVAERLLDSLKQPEETLSARLKLAEIALRLGEEGAAMRWRIDAEKRLLTLPFEARQSAIANLSMIETTLKRFEASRQWLVQVNDGLLRVPAELKLIEAMARDGRGVEAEVLAQRIELPRYRVLAHVRLADAAFFLNKPDEARRQLRTAAVLVQAIDLPFARSYGESQIAMGWQMLNDTQTAQSQAMIIDDEAIKAQTLWRLADQSSGQFRSSLSAEAEAATQAYADPFGRVWMYAELARENSRKGDRASALGHLFRGVSVAEVITDAWSRSRALAALAGALAEVSRQ from the coding sequence ATGCGCGTATCCGCTGGAAAAACAAGACAGATTAGCATTCGGCCCGGCTGGGGCCAATGGGTCTTGTTGCTGGGGGCGACGCTATTGCTGGTCATGCCCTGGAGCGCCTCTTCGCCCGCCGCCCTGAAAGACCCGGTCATTCCGTCGTCAAAGCAGCAAGCGCCCCTGCAAACCGACGCTTTGCTGCTGGCCATTCAAAGCCTTCTCGGGGAAATGGGGCTTTATCATGGGGAATTGGACGGGCGCTTGTCGCCCGCCACCGTCGAGGCCATCCGACTGCATCAAAAGGCTTGGGGGCTGAAACAGACTGGCCAGCCCGGCGAGGATTTGTTGCAGCATCTGGAAATGGTGGCCGGCATGCGCCGGATCGAGAGGCGCTTGAAGCAAACGCGGGCCGAACAGATTACGGGGGCCAAGCGCCTGATCGAGGAATCGCCAGCCACCCGCCGTCTGCTGATCGAGGCTTCGGCGCGCCCTCTGCCTTTGGTCGGCGATCCCAAGGACTGCTTTAGAAACCCGCAACCGGAATGTTTGTCCGTTCTGGCCCGTCAGGCGGCGCTGGCCGCCCCTGCCGGGTCGATGCGCGATTGGGCGCTGTCCGAAGTCGCCAGCGAGGCAGCCGAGGCGGGGGTTCACCAGATGGCCTGGGAAGTGGCGTCGCGCATCGACGATCCGCGCACCCTGATCTCGGCCCTGGAATCCGTAGCCCGCTCCTTGGCGGCGGGCGGATATTTTCAGGCGGCGCTTGAGGCGTTGGACGTCATTCCCGACGCGGCGCGCCGTTGCGAGGCGGCCCTGCTTTTGTCCTTGCGCCAAGCCGAGATGGGGCATGTCGAATCGGCGCGGGCGGCCAGGGCGGTGGCCGAGCGCCTTCTGGACAGCCTGAAACAGCCCGAGGAAACCTTGTCGGCCCGCCTGAAGTTGGCGGAAATCGCCTTGCGCTTGGGTGAGGAGGGGGCGGCGATGCGCTGGCGGATCGATGCGGAAAAGCGCTTGTTGACGCTGCCCTTCGAAGCCCGCCAAAGCGCCATCGCCAATCTGTCGATGATCGAAACGACGCTGAAGCGTTTCGAAGCCAGCCGCCAATGGCTGGTTCAGGTCAATGACGGTTTGCTGCGCGTTCCCGCCGAACTGAAGCTGATCGAGGCCATGGCCAGAGACGGGCGGGGCGTCGAGGCGGAAGTGCTGGCCCAGCGGATCGAATTGCCGCGCTACCGCGTTCTGGCTCATGTGCGTTTGGCCGATGCCGCCTTCTTCTTGAATAAGCCCGATGAAGCCAGACGTCAGCTTAGAACCGCCGCCGTTCTGGTGCAGGCCATCGATTTGCCTTTCGCCAGGTCATACGGCGAAAGCCAGATCGCGATGGGTTGGCAGATGCTGAACGACACGCAAACCGCCCAATCGCAAGCGATGATCATCGATGACGAGGCGATCAAGGCGCAAACGCTGTGGCGACTGGCCGATCAAAGCAGCGGCCAGTTCAGAAGTTCGTTGTCGGCAGAGGCCGAAGCCGCCACACAGGCCTATGCCGATCCTTTCGGGCGCGTCTGGATGTATGCCGAGTTGGCGCGTGAGAACAGCCGCAAGGGCGACCGCGCCAGCGCGCTCGGCCATCTGTTCAGGGGAGTCTCGGTGGCCGAAGTGATCACAGATGCTTGGAGCCGTTCACGGGCCTTGGCGGCCTTGGCCGGCGCCTTGGCCGAAGTCAGTCGCCAATAA